From one Brachypodium distachyon strain Bd21 chromosome 4, Brachypodium_distachyon_v3.0, whole genome shotgun sequence genomic stretch:
- the LOC100836578 gene encoding peroxidase 3 — protein sequence MRSVRAPRRLALLAVLLSACALADAAVLKAHFYRHSCPAAEAVVRDIVLARVAADPANALPARLLRLFFHDCFVRGCDASVLLDSAAGDNAAAAEKDAAPNKSLGGFDVVDTAKAVLEAVCPGVVSCADVVALAARDAISFQFGRELWEVQLGRRDGVESRAAEALAEIPSPSANFTALEAGFASKGLDVKDLVILSGAHTIGVGHCNLFSSRLFSSSSTTGAGAAAPATDPALNAAYAAQLRAACGSPSNNATAVAMDPGSPARFDAHYYVNLKLGRGLFSSDAALLSDPRAAGMIHALTREDYFLREFKGAVRKMGRVGVLTGAQGEIRRNCRVVNS from the exons ATGAGATCAGTGAgagcgccgcggcggctgGCATTACTGGCCGTCCTACTGTCGGCGTGCGCTCTGGCGGATGCGGCGGTGCTGAAGGCGCACTTCTACCGGCACAGCtgcccggcggcggaggcggtggtgcgGGACATCGTGCTGGCCCGCGTGGCGGCCGACCCCGCCAACGCGCTCCCGGCCAGGCTgctccgcctcttcttccacgactgcttcgtGAGGGGCTGCGACGCGTCGGTGCTGCTGGactcggcggcgggcgacaacgcggcggcggcggagaaggacGCGGCGCCGAATAAGTCGCTGGGCGggttcgacgtggtggacacGGCCAAGGCGGTGCTGGAGGCCGTCTGCCCCGGCGtcgtctcctgcgccgacgtcgtcgcgctcgccgccagGGACGCCATATCCTTCCAG TTTGGGCGGGAGCTGTGGGAGGTGCAGCTGGGGCGGCGGGACGGCGTGGAGtcgcgcgcggcggaggcgctggcggagatcccgtcgccgtcggccaACTTTACGGCGCTGGAGGCCGGGTTCGCCAGCAAGGGGCTCGACGTCAAGGACCTCGTCATCCTCTCCG GCGCACACACCATCGGCGTGGGCCACTGCAACCTGTTCAGCAGCCGCCTCttcagctcctcctccaccaccggcgccggcgccgccgccccggccaCGGACCCGGCCCTGAACGCCGCCTACGCCGCGCAGCTGCGGGCCGCGTGCGGGTCCCCGTCCAACAACGCGACGGCGGTGGCCATGGACCCCGGCAGCCCGGCCCGGTTCGACGCCCACTACTACGTGAACCTCAAGCTGGGCCGCGGCCTGTTCAGCTCCGACGCCGCGCTGCTGTCCgacccccgcgccgccggcatGATCCACGCGCTCACCAGGGAGGactacttcctccgggagTTCAAGGGCGCCGTCCGCAAGATGGGCCGCGTGGGCGTGCTCACCGGCGCCCAAGGGGAGATCAGGAGGAACTGCAGGGTCGTCAACTCGTAG
- the LOC100846333 gene encoding zinc finger CCCH domain-containing protein 33 — translation MCPGPRNAMACNKHELHQQQPSASLLELAAEDDLAGFRRAVQEDKLSFVAASSWYGPSSPKKQQGACRRLALQLRTPAMVAALYGSTQVLSYVLSMAPSEAARASASDGATPLQLAAAGRAPSAPAATRLLLAAGASPDADTILLLPPEAPTKESTKKKDYSTAHGHGGAPAPAPEDINAGVFGTDEFRMYSFKVNPCSRAYTHDWTECPFAHPGENARRRDPRRYAYSCVPCPEFRSAASCRKGDACEYAHGVFESWLHPAQYRTRLCKDEVGCPRRICFFAHGKRQLRQVNPSAASMASSSSNSSGSSPSRPVLKASLSSRELEFDVSGKHRLLSAQSDYSDLIGAYVQALSLQQQQQQQAGGDIDMLVQRLNSNSKPPLGSSSRAAAFANRSQSFVHRAPAPAPAARSFAPPAAASVLAGWGSPDGKLDWGVHGAELRKSTSFGIGSSRPQATASWLNDSSNDILAARWSDLEQMVA, via the coding sequence ATGTGCCCCGGCCCCCGCAACGCCATGGCCTGCAACAAGCACGAGCTCCATCAGCAGCAGCCGTCGGCATCCCTCCTGGAGCTCGCCGCGGAAGACGACCTCGCGGGCTTCCGCCGCGCCGTCCAGGAGGACAAGCTCTCCTTcgtggcggcctcctcctggtACGGCCCGTCGTCCCCGAAGAAGCAGCAGGGCGCCTGCAGGCGGCTGGCGCTGCAGCTGCGCACGCCGGCCATGGTGGCCGCGCTCTACGGCAGCACGCAGGTGCTCTCCTACGTGCTCTCCATGGCGCCCTCCGAGGCcgcgcgcgcctccgcctccgacgGCGCCACGCCGCtccagctcgccgccgccggccgcgccccctccgcccccgccgccacgcgcctcctcctcgccgccggcgcctcccctGATGCCGAcaccatcctcctcctcccccccgAAGCGCCCACCAAGGAATCAACCAAGAAGAAGGACTACAGCACCGCCCATGGACACGGCGGCgccccggctccggctccggagGACATCAACGCGGGCGTGTTCGGCACGGACGAGTTCCGGATGTACAGCTTCAAGGTGAACCCGTGCTCCAGGGCCTACACGCACGACTGGACCGAGTGCCCCTTCGCGCACCCGGGCGAGaacgcgcgccgccgcgacccGCGCCGCTACGCCTACAGCTGCGTCCCTTGCCCGGAGTTCCGGTCCGCCGCATCCTGCCGCAAGGGCGACGCCTGCGAGTACGCGCACGGGGTGTTCGAGTCATGGCTCCACCCGGCGCAGTACCGGACCAGGCTCTGCAAGGACGAGGTCGGCTGCCCGCGCCGGATCTGCTTCTTCGCGCACGGCAAACGCCAGCTCCGCCAGGTCAACCCCTCCGCCGCATCCATggcgtcctcgtcctcgaatTCCTCCGGCTCGTCTCCCTCGAGGCCGGTGCTCAAGGCGTCGCTCAGCTCGCGGGAGCTGGAGTTCGACGTGAGCGGCAAGCACAGGCTCTTGTCGGCGCAATCGGATTACTCGGACCTCATTGGGGCCTACGTCCAAGCACTctccctgcagcagcagcagcagcagcaggccggcggcgacatcGATATGCTCGTCCAGAGGCTTAATAGTAACAGCAAGCCGCCGCTGGGCAgctcctcccgcgccgccgccttcgccaaCCGGAGCCAGAGCTTCGTGCACCGCGCCCCGGCTCCCGCTCCGGCCGCGCGCTCCTTCgcgcccccggcggcggcgtccgtgctCGCCGGCTGGGGCTCGCCGGACGGGAAGCTGGACTGGGGCGTCCACGGCGCGGAGCTGCGCAAGTCCACGTCTTTTGGCatcggcagcagcaggccgCAGGCAACAGCGTCCTGGCTCAATGACAGCAGCAACGACATTCTGGCGGCGCGCTGGTCGGACCTGGAGCAGATGGTGGCCTAA
- the LOC100836891 gene encoding uncharacterized protein LOC100836891, which produces MELPRSPGALLPSATRGRKRAVLAGLPSSGTFLPPRAFIEQRPVYLPACCHGTEVLRPHDPLARHHASTKRSSPRPSAAARRHHAGGAARRGQAAGAAASPVLPRVKVAAAAAEAAYAGPAFGAMSPSPRALPLPRFSSKAAAAAAATVDDSATRELRRLLGLERFTTN; this is translated from the exons ATGGAGTTGCCACgttccccgggtgctctcttgcCGTCCGCAACGAGGGGGAGAAAACGAGCGGTGCTCGCGGGGCTCCCCAGCTCCGGCACCTTCCTTCCTCCCCGCGCCTTC ATCGAACAGAGGCCGGTTTATCTGCCTGCCTGCTGCCATGGGACGGAGGTGCTCCGCCCGCACGACCCCCTGGCCCGCCACCACGCCTCCACGAAGCGCTCGTCCCCGcgcccgtcggcggcggcgaggcgccaCCATGCCGGCGGAGCCGCGCGGCGCGGAcaggcggcgggggcggcggcgtccccTGTGCTGCCGCGCGTcaaggtggccgccgccgccgcggaggccgCGTACGCCGGGCCGGCGTTCGGGGCCATGTCGCCGTCCCCGCgggcgctgccgctgccgcgctTCTCctccaaggcggcggcggcggcggcggccaccgtgGACGACTCCGCCACGCGggagctccggcggctgcTGGGTCTCGAGCGATTCACGACGAATTGA
- the LOC100822665 gene encoding ankyrin-1, giving the protein MAPNPAAIALLAALDGNLLLLKKMATKLDLRETKDPKGLNALHFAANKGCLEICKFLVEEVGMDVNLPSNLGATPMFYAALKGNVPVMRYLLDHGGDPEKASDRGLTPLHNAAEHGHCEAVRLLLSKGVNVDVINYRGTPLHMTAAKGQHRAMKILLEHGADPNRVVNHVFSPLMMACCANALKCMKLLIEAGADVNGNTCSGPTPLTGAVDDCSTELVKFLLEAGADPNIPNQHGEIPIKKAAARGKRELVELLFPKTKPIPSVPDWSVDGIIATMQSPLTRIEDAVSAQERIADSKSKGKEAFAKQDYFTAMYYYGLVMEIDPLDATLFSNRSLCWLRMREGDRALQDAQRCKMLRPGWAKAWYREGSALSFMGDHEGAAKAFQEALRLDPASDEIKEKLSEASAKAPRYA; this is encoded by the exons atggCCCCCAACCCGGCCGCCATAGCCCTCCTGGCCGCCCTCGACGGGAACCTTCTCCTCCTCAAAA AAATGGCCACAAAGCTGGATTTAAGGGAAACTAAAGACCCGAAGGGACTAAATGCACTTCATTTCGCTGCAAATAAGGGGTGCCTGGAGATCTGCAAGTTCCTGGTGGAGGAAGTGGGGATGGATGTCAACTTGCCATCAAACCTAG GTGCCACACCGATGTTTTACGCCGCACTCAAGGGGAACGTTCCGGTTATGAGGTATCTTCTTGATCATGGCGGTGATCCAGAAAAAGCCAGCGACAGGGGCTTAACGCCACTGCATAATGCAGCGGAGCACG GGCATTGTGAGGCTGTACGGCTATTGCTGTCGAAAGGAGTTAATGTGGATGTTATCAATTATCGGGGCACACCGTTGCACATGACTGCTGCGAAGGGCCAGCATCGGGCCATGAAGATTCTGCTCGAGCATGGTGCTGAT CCCAACAGAGTTGTCAATCATGTCTTTTCACCACTAATGATGGCATGCTGTGCGAACGCCTTGAAATGCATGAAACTACTGATTGAG GCTGGTGCTGATGTGAATGGTAATACTTGTTCTGGACCAACTCCTTTAACAGGGGCAGTTGATGATTGCTCAACCGAACTTGTCAAGTTCTTGCTAGAGGCTGGAGCTGACCCTAACATTCCTAACCAG CATGGGGAAATTCCAATCAAGAAAGCAGCAGCTCGTGGTAAACGTGAACTCGTCGAACTTCTATTTCCGAAGACAAAACCAATTCCATCTGTGCCAGATTGGAGTGTTGATGGTATAATTGCAACTATGCAATCCCCACTTACCAGGATTGAG GATGCAGTTTCTGCCCAAGAAAGAATAGCCGATTCAAAGTCAAAGGGGAAAGAAGCATTTGCAAAGCAGGACTACTTCACAGCAATGTACTACTATGGACTG GTGATGGAGATAGACCCACTTGATGCCACCCTGTTCTCCAACCGGAGCCTCTGTTGGCTGCGGATGCGAGAAGGGGACAGAGCCTTGCAAGATGCTCAACGATGCAAAATGCTGCGCCCTGGCTGGGCCAAGGCATGGTACCGTGAGGGCTCAGCTCTCAGTTTCATGGGG GACCACGAAGGAGCAGCCAAAGCGTTCCAGGAGGCGCTGAGACTCGACCCCGCGAGCGATGAGATCAAGGAGAAGTTAAG CGAGGCCAGTGCGAAAGCTCCTCGCTATGCGTAA
- the LOC104584387 gene encoding histone H2AX, translating into MKRKKAQAMSNSGSLPPELERSLGPSSGETATPKVRARARSFPPAITFPKFHLPPNAHPAPNQKNSAPPLPLPPHDPTASAPSTSPIRGPALSTNPVPSPILYKSPPAPAAFAISNIPRLPPPPPQSPATSRPVRASTVFCRDPKMSSTGGKVTGGKTGSAGGGRGKVKGSKAVSRSSKAGLQFPVGRIARYLKIGKYAQRVGAGAPVYLSAVLEYLAAEVLELAGNAARDNKKNRIVPRHIQLAVRNDEELSRLLGAVTIAAGGVLPNIHTTLLPKKAGKDKADVVSQSQEF; encoded by the exons atgaagaggaagaaggcacAAGCAATGTC AAATTCAGGATCACTACCGCCCGAGCTCGAAAGGAGTTTGGGCCCATCTTCCGGCGAAACAGCAACACCGAaagtccgcgcgcgcgcccgctctTTCCCTCCTGCAATCACTTTCCCGAAATTCCATCTCCCTCCAAACGCCCACCCCGCGCCAAATCAAAAAAATTCGGCCCCTCCGCTCCCTCTGCCCCCGCACGATCCAACGGCATCGGCGCCCTCCACATCACCGATCCGCGGCCCCGCCCTCTCCACCAATCCCGTGCCGTCTCCCATCCTATATAAATCGCCACCGGCCCCCGCCGCATTTGCCATCTCAAACATcccacgccttcctcctccaccaccgcaGTCTCCGGCAACCTCCAGACCAGTTCGCGCGTCCACCGTTTTTTGCCGAGATCCTAAGATGAGTTCTACCGGCGGGAAGGTGACCGGAGGGAAGACGGGCTCAGCCGGCGGAGGGCGGGGCAAGGTCAAGGGTTCCAAGGCCGTGTCGCGGTCGTCCAAGGCCGGCCTCCAGTTCCCCGTCGGCCGCATCGCCAGGTACCTCAAGATCGGCAAGTACGCGCagcgcgtcggcgccggcgcccccgtcTACCTCTCCGCTGTCCTCGAGTACCTCGCCGCAGAG GTCTTGGAGCTCGCCGGCAACGCGGCGCGCGACAACAAGAAGAACCGGATCGTGCCGCGCCACATCCAGTTGGCGGTCCGCAACGACGAGGAGCTCAGCAGGCTGCTGGGCGCGGtcaccatcgccgccggcggcgtgcTGCCCAACATCCACACGACGCTGCTCCCCAAGAAGGCTGGCAAGGACAAGGCCGACGTCGTCTCGCAGTCCCAGGAGTTCTAG
- the LOC100826060 gene encoding myosin heavy chain, cardiac muscle isoform: protein MAKKKSSHAAAAAANGNGNGHGLDHAAPAPGMAEAYATEEKRDSSPERDRKAEQLKTLNTMLLREAVERRGQVAALTARLDELSADGDALAASERAVARAALAAPLRAAADEAAALRARLDAVQDSLRLAESKAALEASAKDEANARLEAAAGEKVRFLELLRVKEAEVASISNKVSSLAAMMAELEGNNSELFSQNDELVKQLEETKEAVRAVSSQKAEVERSFQEFKKEAEAYRVEMEGVVKAKVEELKLLGFKKAEMDARVTSLETELAVAVTKTGGLEAEMMAKKREFDLLKGESDKLRSEVTAAEKKHSLSAAEVERLRIELDALVKAKEAAIKSFDAEKAEVLKELENLKRKVGEIQADKEAAEGATREKDAQAIKLRAELEELHVSMSQLQTSYDEVDAKRLCLHSEKNSVQKALDAEKAEAGQLRSKIEALENCNGKMDSEIGELRVALKEKNGKIKDLTNEAEQLQLAVAEAQKRKKGGIWAWVYAATTTMVAAISLIYATRAQ from the coding sequence ATGGCCAAGAAGAAGTcctcccacgccgccgccgccgccgccaacggcaacggcaacggccacggcctcgaccacgCCGCGCCGGCCCCGGGGATGGCGGAGGCGTACGCGACGGAGGAGAAGCGGGACTCGTCGCCGGAGCGGGACCGGAAGGCGGAGCAGCTCAAGACGCTCAACACCATGCTCCTcagggaggcggtggagcggCGCGGCCAGGTGGCGGCGCTCACGGCGCGCCTCGACGAGCTCTCTGCCGACGGGGacgcgctcgccgcctccgagCGCGCCGTCGCGAgggccgcgctcgccgcgccactccgcgccgccgccgacgaggccgccgcgctccggGCGCGCCTCGACGCCGTCCAGGACTCCCTCAGGCTCGCCGAATCCAAAGCCGCTCTTGAAGCGAGCGCCAAGGACGAGGCCAACGCGCGCCTTGAGGCGGCCGCGGGGGAGAAGGTCCGGTTCCTGGAACTTCTCCGGGTGAAGGAGGCCGAGGTAGCGTCCATATCCAACAAGGTCTCGAGCCTGGCGGCCATGATGGCAGAGTTGGAGGGGAACAATTCCGAGCTGTTCAGTCAGAACGACGAACTCGTGAAGCAATTGGAGGAGACCAAGGAGGCAGTTCGGGCGGTCTCGAGCCAGAAAGCAGAGGTGGAGAGAAGCTTCCAGGAATTCAAGAAAGAGGCAGAGGCGTACCGGGTGGAAATGGAGGGAGTGGTGAAAGCAAAGGTGGAGGAGTTGAAGCTGCTGGGATTCAAGAAGGCGGAGATGGATGCGAGGGTGACCTCTTTGGAAACAGAGCTCGCAGTGGCTGTGACCAAGACAGGGGGTTTAGAGGCTGAGATGATGGCGAAGAAGAGGGAGTTTGATTTGCTGAAGGGCGAAAGCGATAAGCTCCGATCAGAGGTCACCGCAGCAGAGAAGAAACACAGCTTGTCTGCAGCGGAGGTTGAGAGGCTGAGGATTGAATTGGATGCATTAGTGAAGGCAAAGGAGGCTGCTATCAAGTCATTTGATGCTGAGAAGGCTGAGGTCCTGAAGGAATTGGAGAACCTCAAGAGGAAAGTGGGGGAAATCCAGGCTGACAAGGAAGCAGCTGAGGGAGCAACACGTGAGAAGGATGCTCAGGCCATTAAGCTGAGGGCTGAGCTGGAGGAGCTCCACGTTTCCATGTCACAGCTCCAAACATCCTATGATGAAGTTGATGCCAAGCGTTTGTGTCTGCATAGTGAGAAGAATTCAGTTCAGAAAGCACTGGATGCTGAGAAGGCTGAAGCAGGGCAGCTGAGGTCAAAAATTGAGGCACTGGAGAACTGCAATGGTAAAATGGACAGTGAGATTGGGGAGCTGAGGGTGGCACTCAAGGAAAAGAATGGGAAGATCAAAGACCTCACCAATGAGGCTGAGCAGCTGCAGCTCGCAGTGGCTGAAGCgcaaaagaggaagaagggtggaATCTGGGCGTGGGTGTATGCCGCCACCACAACCATGGTGGCTGCCATTTCCTTGATCTATGCCACAAGGGCCCAGTGA
- the LOC100830045 gene encoding auxin-binding protein 4 produces MGTGPTAPAASGHRGSLLLALLLGAAAAFLPLAEPSCPRDNSLVKDINQMHQSDYGRKGFSHITIAGALAHGMREVEVWLQTFGPGQRTPIHRHSCEEVFVVLKGRGTLLLGSTSLQYPGTPQEIPVFQNSTFTVPVNDPHQVWNSDEHGDLQVLVIISRPPVKIFTYDDWSMPHTAAKLKFPYFWDADCLPAPKDEL; encoded by the exons ATGGGGACTGGACCAACCGCTCCTGCCGCCTCCGGCCACCGCGgctctctcctcctcgccctgctcctcggcgccgccgccgcgttccTCCCACTAGCCGAGCCGTCCTGCCCGCGAG ACAATTCACTGGTGAAAGACATAAACCAAATGCATCAAAGCGACTATGGAAGGAAAGGATTCTCGCATATAACCATCGCCGGCGCACTAGCTCACGGAATGAGGGAG GTGGAGGTGTGGCTGCAGACATTTGGTCCAGGGCAAAGGACGCCGATCCACAGGCACTCGTGCGAGGAGGTCTTTGTTGTCCTCAAAGGGAGAGGCACGCTCTTACTGGGGTCGACCTCACTGCAGTACCCAGGGACACCTCAAGAGATACCTGTCTTTCAGAATAGCACGTTCACGGTTCCTGTAAATGATCCACACCAG GTTTGGAACTCTGATGAGCACGGAGACTTGCAGGTGCTTGTGATCATATCACGCCCACCTGTCAAGAT ATTTACGTATGATGATTGGAGCATGCCTCATACGGCAGCAAAACTGAAGTTCCCCTATTTCTGGGATGCGGACTGCTTGCCAGCACCTAAAGATGAATTGTAG
- the LOC104584388 gene encoding histone H4, translating into MSGRGKGGKGLGKGGAKRHRKVLRDNIQGITKPAIRRLARRGGVKRISGLIYEETRGVLKIFLENVIRDAVTYTEHARRKTVTAMDVVYALKRQGRTLYGFGG; encoded by the coding sequence ATGTCGGGCCGCGGCAAGGGAGGCAAGGGCCTGGGCAAGGGCGGCGCGAAGCGGCACCGGAAGGTGCTCCGGGACAACATCCAGGGCATCACGAAGCCGGCGATCAGGAGGCTGGCGCGGCGTGGCGGCGTGAAGCGCATCTCCGGGCTCATCTACGAGGAGACCCGCGGCGTGCTCAAGATCTTCCTCGAGAACGTCATCCGCGACGCCGTCACCTACACGGAGCACGCCCGCCGCAAGACCGTCACCGCCATGGACGTCGTCTACGCGCTCAAGCGCCAGGGACGCACCCTCTACGGCTTCGGAGGCTGA